The following proteins are encoded in a genomic region of Catharus ustulatus isolate bCatUst1 chromosome 4, bCatUst1.pri.v2, whole genome shotgun sequence:
- the LOC116995458 gene encoding serine-threonine kinase receptor-associated protein, with protein sequence MAMRQTPLTCSGHTRPVVDLAFSGVTPYGYFLISACKDGKPMLRQGDTGDWIGTFLGHKGAVWGATLNTDATKAATAAADFTAKVWDAVSGDELITLAHKHIVKSVDFTQDSNYLLTGGQDKLLRIYDLSKPEAEPDVVSGHTSGIKKALWSSDDKQILSADDKTVRLWDRSTMTEVKSLNVAMSVSSMEYVPEGQILVITYGKTIAFHSAETLEQIKSFEAPATINSASLHPAKECLVAGGEDFKLYKYDYNTGEELESYKGHFGPIHCVRFSPDGELYASGSEDGTLRLWQTTVGKTYGLWKCVVPEEENAEAAKARTTLPGTAEEEIVAEEIASENSDTVYSSTPEVKA encoded by the exons atggccaTGAGGCAGACCCCGCTCACCTGCTCCGGCCACACGCGGCCCGTGGTGGACCTGGCCTTCAGCGGCGTCACCCCCTACGGATATTTCCTCATCAGCGCCTGCAAGG ATGGCAAGCCTATGCTGCGCCAGGGAGACACAGGAGACTGGATTGGCACGTTTCTGGGTCATAAAGGTGCTGTTTGGGGTGCCACCCTGAACACGGATGCCACTaaagcagccacagcagcagcagattttaCAGC CAAAGTGTGGGATGCTGTGTCAGGCGATGAACTGATCACACTGGCTCACAAACACATTGTCAAAAGTGTGGATTTTACACAG GATAGCAATTATCTGTTAACAGGTGGACAAGATAAGCTCTTGCGTATCTATGACTTGAGCAAGCCAGAAGCAG aACCTGATGTTGTCAGTGGACATACTTCTGGCATAAAAAAGGCTTTATGGAGCAGTGATGACAAACAGATTCTTTCAGCTGATGATAAAACTGTCCG cCTCTGGGACCGGAGTACCATGACTGAGGTGAAGTCACTAAATGTGGCAATGTCAGTGAGCAGCATGGAGTATGTTCCAGAAGGACAGATATTGGTGATAACCTATGGGAAGACTATTGCTTTTCATAGTGCAGAAAC TCTAGAGCAAATTAAATCATTTGAAGCACCTGCTACAATCAATTCTGCATCACTTCACCCTGCGAAAGAATGTTTGGTTGCAGGTGGTGAAGATTTTAAACTCTATAAATATGACTATAATACAGGAGAAGAATTAG AATCTTACAAAGGGCACTTTGGTCCCATTCACTGCGTGCGATTTAGCCCCGATGGAGAGTTATATGCAAGCGGCTCTGAGGATGGCACGCTAAGGCTGTGGCAGACAACAGTAGGGAAGACCTATGGCCTTTGGAAGTGTGTAGTTCCTG AAGAGGAGaatgcagaagcagcaaaagcaaGGACTACCCTTCCAGGAACTGCAGAGGAGGAAATAG TTGCAGAAGAGATTGCCTCTGAAAACTCAGATACAGTGTACAGCTCAACTCCTGAAGTGAAAGCCTGA